The Haloplasma contractile SSD-17B sequence CTCTTTGTAATAAAAGTGCTATTGTTTATTATATGTAAACACTTATAATTATTTAATGAATTAATCACGATTATTATGTTTAAGAGTTAGAAGTAAAATCCTAGCTCAAACATGCACAACCAATTATGACTAATAATATAAATAATACTAGAATTAAAGCATAACCAGAATCATAACCAGCCATTTTATCCCCCCTTTTATATTGTGAACACATGTTGTAATAAGTGGAATGTTAAAAAAGTGCTTCGTGCTAAGCACTTAGTAAGCACTTTTTTAATTTAATTCTATTTTTATTAATTATTGTATGATGTAGTGAGTATTCATTTTAATTTAATACCAGCATGCACAACCAATAATTACTAATAAAATAAATAGTACTAAAATTAATGCATAACCATCATTATAATAATTTCCCATACTATTTCACACTCCTATTCAATAAGTATTCAATGTATAATATGTTAAAATATTTCAATTAGTGATAAATCACTATATATTAGGTGTTAACCTAATAAGCTCTTAACCTATACATAGAGTACTACCAATTTAAGCTTGATAAATAAATTTGTGTATATAATCAACTATGACATCCAAACTAATCTTATCTGGAATAATTTTCTTCTCATTAGCACATATGATCAACCTTAATTAGCAATAACACCATGCACAACCAATAATAGCTAACAAAATAAATAGTACCAAAATAAGAGCAAATCCTTCGTTATATCCGTGTCCCATAACAAAAGCCCCCTTTCAATTTGATGTTCACTTTATACTATGTAATATTTGATAAATGTTCCATTACATATGTCACGTAAAAAAGTGCTTCATTATATTTATAAT is a genomic window containing:
- a CDS encoding YjcZ family sporulation protein — its product is MGNYYNDGYALILVLFILLVIIGCACWY
- a CDS encoding YjcZ family sporulation protein, yielding MCSQYKRGDKMAGYDSGYALILVLFILLVIIGCACLS
- a CDS encoding YjcZ family sporulation protein codes for the protein MGHGYNEGFALILVLFILLAIIGCAWCYC